A genomic stretch from Flavobacterium humidisoli includes:
- a CDS encoding type IX secretion system membrane protein PorP/SprF: MKKIFYVITIFVLGVFGVSAQQESQYTQYMYNTMTINPGYTGTRGLPSIFGLYRTQWVGLDGAPKTANFSIEAPITESGQGLGLSVVSDKIGPSQETTLTASYAYPIQLSADVHLSLGISASGNFMQIDYNKLNVERPEDHFLSGNLTKNSPNFGAGIYFHSSKWYAGLSVPMILETKFYDDVKTSIASKRMHFYAMGGYVFDLNDNLKFKPAAMVKMVSGAPIAVDLSANFLINEKLTLGAAYRWDAAVSAMAGFQVSSGLNIGYAYDYDTQKIGNYNSGSHEIFLRFDLFSGTKYRLVTPRFF, translated from the coding sequence ATGAAGAAAATTTTTTATGTAATTACAATATTTGTTTTGGGAGTTTTTGGGGTTTCGGCCCAGCAGGAATCCCAATATACACAATATATGTATAATACGATGACAATTAATCCAGGATATACTGGAACCCGTGGTTTACCAAGCATTTTTGGATTGTATAGAACACAATGGGTAGGATTGGATGGAGCTCCTAAAACAGCAAACTTTTCTATAGAAGCGCCAATTACGGAGAGCGGACAAGGTTTAGGGTTATCTGTAGTAAGTGATAAAATTGGACCGTCGCAAGAAACTACGTTAACTGCAAGTTATGCTTATCCAATCCAGCTTTCGGCTGATGTTCATTTATCTTTAGGGATTAGTGCAAGTGGTAATTTTATGCAGATTGATTACAATAAGCTTAATGTTGAAAGACCAGAAGATCATTTTCTTTCCGGAAATTTAACAAAGAATTCTCCAAACTTTGGAGCAGGAATCTATTTTCACTCTTCAAAATGGTACGCAGGTTTATCGGTACCAATGATTTTAGAAACAAAATTTTATGATGATGTTAAAACATCAATAGCTTCAAAAAGAATGCACTTTTATGCAATGGGAGGTTATGTTTTTGATCTTAACGATAATCTTAAGTTTAAACCAGCTGCAATGGTTAAGATGGTGAGCGGTGCTCCTATAGCAGTCGATTTATCTGCCAATTTCTTAATCAATGAAAAATTGACTTTAGGAGCAGCTTATAGATGGGATGCAGCTGTAAGTGCCATGGCCGGTTTTCAAGTTAGTTCAGGTTTGAACATTGGTTATGCTTATGATTATGACACACAAAAAATCGGAAATTATAACTCAGGATCACATGAAATTTTTCTTCGTTTTGACTTGTTTTCTGGAACCAAATACAGACTTGTTACTCCAAGATTCTTTTAA
- a CDS encoding OmpA family protein codes for MISKKIRTILTVLCVCLMQVGIVKAQDKKIEKANETYDKFAFVEAAKLYKNLADKGSTSLEVYTKLGNCYYFNGQYPEAAEAYSKVFNSGQSVDSEFYFRYAQALNNAKKYNEANAVIKKYYAVSSKKDLSENWKEQKLMADIQKESGRYSFKPVSINTPVSEFGTAFDGKDKVIFASAKDTGVVIKRKHSWNEKSFMKLYSANITADGGLEDAVLIKGDVNTKYHQSSAAVTKDGKYMYFTRNNIIDGKLGSDKNGTNFLKIYVAENVKGEWKNVKELPYPINSDGFSSAHPAISPDESQLYFVSDRNNSFGNSDLYVVSLKKGNLVSNDVTKLSDEVNTPGRETYPYMDNNGILYFASDGHPGLGGLDVFAAMKDSEGKYHVVNVGDGVNTVSDDFAYVVNSESKKGYFSSNRSGNDDIYSFTENSPVIFDFDFRSIVFGTISENGKPLSDFNVQLFNSNNENIGTAKTDASGNYKIAVNPYIDYSVLYTKTSYADKTVNTGLLKPLEKKEISFEIVKEVEVVVEGEKVKIQDGDDLTGKLKLNPIYFDLNGYNIRQSSKKELDKVVSLLKDRPNLSVKVNSFTDSKGRDEFNMKLSENRAKSTVDYIVNAGIAQERVSGEGFGETQLLNHCSNGVKCSEKEHELNRRSEFIVNFK; via the coding sequence ATGATATCTAAAAAGATAAGAACTATACTAACAGTACTTTGTGTTTGTTTAATGCAAGTAGGAATTGTTAAGGCACAGGATAAAAAGATTGAAAAAGCAAATGAAACTTATGATAAGTTTGCTTTTGTTGAGGCTGCCAAATTGTATAAGAATCTAGCAGATAAAGGAAGTACATCATTAGAGGTTTATACAAAATTAGGGAATTGCTATTATTTTAATGGGCAATACCCTGAAGCTGCAGAAGCCTACTCAAAAGTTTTTAATTCTGGACAATCAGTAGATTCAGAATTTTATTTTAGATACGCTCAGGCTCTAAATAATGCAAAAAAGTACAATGAAGCTAATGCTGTCATAAAAAAATATTATGCAGTATCGAGTAAAAAGGATCTTAGTGAAAATTGGAAAGAGCAAAAATTAATGGCCGATATTCAAAAAGAGTCAGGACGTTATAGCTTTAAACCTGTTAGTATCAATACACCAGTTTCTGAGTTTGGAACTGCTTTTGATGGGAAAGATAAAGTAATATTTGCATCAGCAAAAGATACTGGAGTAGTAATCAAAAGAAAGCACAGCTGGAATGAAAAGTCATTTATGAAATTATATTCAGCTAATATTACTGCAGATGGAGGATTAGAAGATGCGGTATTAATTAAAGGTGATGTAAATACCAAATACCATCAGAGTAGTGCAGCAGTAACAAAAGATGGTAAATACATGTATTTTACCAGAAATAATATTATAGATGGCAAGTTAGGATCAGATAAAAATGGCACTAATTTCTTGAAAATTTACGTTGCAGAAAATGTTAAAGGAGAGTGGAAAAATGTAAAAGAATTGCCTTATCCAATAAATAGCGATGGTTTTTCTTCAGCGCATCCAGCGATAAGTCCAGACGAATCGCAGCTCTATTTTGTGTCTGACCGTAACAATAGCTTTGGAAATTCAGACTTATATGTAGTAAGTTTAAAGAAAGGAAATCTTGTTAGTAATGACGTTACCAAATTAAGCGACGAAGTTAATACTCCGGGAAGAGAAACTTATCCTTATATGGACAATAATGGTATTCTATACTTTGCTTCAGACGGACATCCTGGACTTGGTGGACTAGATGTATTTGCGGCAATGAAAGACAGTGAAGGAAAATATCATGTTGTGAATGTTGGTGATGGAGTTAATACGGTTTCAGACGATTTTGCCTATGTAGTGAATAGCGAAAGTAAAAAAGGTTATTTTTCTTCAAACAGAAGCGGAAATGATGATATTTATAGTTTTACAGAAAACTCACCAGTAATTTTTGATTTTGATTTCAGATCAATTGTTTTTGGAACTATTTCAGAAAATGGTAAGCCTCTTTCAGATTTTAATGTTCAGTTATTCAATTCTAATAATGAAAATATCGGTACAGCAAAAACAGATGCTTCTGGTAATTACAAAATTGCTGTAAATCCATATATAGATTATAGTGTATTATATACAAAAACATCTTATGCAGATAAAACAGTAAATACTGGACTTCTTAAACCTTTGGAGAAAAAAGAAATCAGTTTTGAAATAGTTAAAGAAGTGGAAGTTGTCGTAGAGGGCGAAAAGGTTAAAATTCAAGATGGAGATGATTTGACAGGCAAATTAAAATTAAATCCTATTTATTTTGATTTGAATGGTTATAACATTAGACAATCATCTAAGAAAGAATTAGATAAAGTAGTGTCTTTGCTTAAGGATCGTCCAAACTTATCTGTAAAAGTAAATTCTTTTACAGATAGTAAAGGTAGAGATGAATTTAACATGAAGCTTTCTGAAAACAGGGCAAAATCAACAGTTGATTACATTGTAAATGCTGGTATTGCACAAGAAAGAGTCAGTGGAGAAGGATTTGGTGAAACACAATTATTAAACCATTGTTCAAACGGTGTAAAATGTTCTGAAAAAGAACACGAACTAAATAGACGTTCAGAGTTTATTGTTAATTTTAAATAA
- a CDS encoding gliding motility-associated C-terminal domain-containing protein, translating into MENKDLYKVKLSDFKMVNKKGSYALGLFAGLFTCNMVHAQMVNNGEVKVADKTIMAVYMDYSNGTSGDFINDGETYIFQNWNNDGKVSYTPALNGKTYFEGKQQQLIEGTKQADFQNIIYDNVSALVPFDLTTKISVGKNSDYKNGIINALYENGKMIFLENAAHTSAGDQSFVDGKVEKRGNAEFQFPVGNELFFRPSYHAANSSLANVYTTQYFYKNSHPQYSHNSKDEDIVTINDKEYWVITQDQGSENIVLSLTLDHDTTPSGFFVQNDETELAIVRWNGTKWVNEHGILSEDIAGEAYSNLLTGTVSGYGIFTMALVKKTNDRDLGDVIVYNAVSPNDDGINDTFRIEGIDQYPDNTVEIYNRWGVKVFDAVSYNESDNMFKGYSDGRVTVKRGDKLPTGTYFYILKYNKKGKGEQKAGYLYINNQ; encoded by the coding sequence ATGGAAAATAAAGATTTATATAAAGTAAAATTGTCAGATTTTAAAATGGTAAATAAAAAAGGTTCATATGCCTTGGGATTATTTGCAGGTCTGTTTACTTGTAATATGGTACATGCCCAAATGGTAAATAATGGAGAGGTAAAAGTTGCTGATAAAACCATAATGGCAGTTTATATGGATTACAGCAATGGTACATCTGGTGATTTTATTAATGATGGTGAAACCTACATTTTTCAAAACTGGAACAACGACGGAAAAGTAAGTTATACTCCTGCCTTAAACGGTAAAACCTATTTTGAAGGAAAACAGCAGCAGCTTATTGAAGGTACAAAACAGGCAGACTTCCAAAACATCATTTATGATAATGTAAGCGCTTTAGTTCCTTTTGACCTGACAACCAAAATCTCTGTGGGGAAAAATTCAGATTACAAAAACGGAATCATCAATGCATTGTATGAGAACGGTAAAATGATTTTTCTTGAAAATGCAGCCCATACCTCTGCCGGAGATCAGAGTTTTGTTGACGGAAAAGTAGAAAAAAGAGGAAATGCAGAATTTCAGTTTCCAGTAGGGAACGAGTTATTTTTTAGACCTTCTTACCATGCAGCAAATAGTTCGTTAGCAAATGTTTATACGACACAATATTTCTATAAAAATTCTCATCCGCAATATTCTCATAATAGTAAAGACGAAGACATTGTTACTATAAATGATAAAGAATATTGGGTAATAACACAGGATCAGGGAAGTGAAAATATTGTTTTAAGCCTAACCTTGGATCACGATACAACACCATCAGGCTTTTTTGTTCAAAACGATGAAACAGAATTGGCAATAGTACGCTGGAACGGAACAAAATGGGTTAATGAGCATGGAATATTAAGTGAAGATATTGCAGGAGAAGCTTATTCTAATTTATTGACAGGAACAGTAAGCGGCTACGGAATTTTTACTATGGCATTAGTTAAGAAAACGAATGACCGCGATTTAGGTGATGTTATAGTTTACAATGCAGTTTCACCAAATGATGATGGTATAAATGATACTTTCCGCATTGAAGGAATAGATCAATATCCAGATAATACAGTAGAAATCTATAATCGTTGGGGTGTAAAAGTATTTGATGCAGTTTCTTACAATGAAAGCGATAATATGTTTAAAGGTTATTCTGATGGCCGTGTAACGGTAAAAAGAGGAGACAAGCTTCCAACAGGAACCTATTTTTATATTCTGAAATATAACAAGAAAGGAAAAGGCGAGCAAAAAGCAGGTTATCTATATATCAATAACCAATAA